The genomic region AGTTTTGGAAAAAATGGCATATATCGCTCATGCAATGGATGCGGGACTACATATACTTGCCCTTACGAAGAAATCTTAAAATGTCTAGGTTGACTTCGGTTTTCATTGTCTTTTTCATTAATGGGCTGTGGCATGGTGCCAATTGGACATTTATAATTTGGAGTTTATTGAACGGATTGTTCTTGGTGGTAGAAATAGCCACCTTACCCTTACGGAATAAAATATTCATGATATTAAAAGTTCCTAATGTAGTGGTTTCGTTTCTCGGATGGGTAATGACCATTGGCTATTTGATTTTTACGCTCATATTTTTCAGAGCTAGTTCTTTAGGCCATGCCTTTTTATATATAAAGAATGTATTTCGTGTAAGAGCCCTTAACCCCAATATAATTGATAATTATCTAGAGGTTTTTATCAGTATTGGTTTCATTGTTTTAGTTCAGCTAATACATTATTTTAAAGGGAACCGTAAAATTTACGAATTGGTAGAAAACAAACACTTTTTGACGAGATGGGCGTTATATTCGGCCTATATATTGATAACAGTTCTTTTTGCCATAAATAGGCAAAACAATTTTATATATTTCCAGTTTTAATATGAAGGGTTTTTTAATAAAGGTTAGTCTGTTTACAGCACTCTTCATAAGTGTTTACTTTTCTTTTTTGTATAAGTTGTCAACGGGTTACGTAGATGGCTATTATTATAAATTTTGTGGGGAAGGAGAAAGTTTGATTATTGGTCTTTCTAGAGCACATGACGGTATTGTTCCAGAAATAATAAATAAAAGCCTAATGGTGAGTGATTTCAATGGGAAAAAGATTTCAAATTTTGCATTTGAAAAATCCCAATCGCCTTTTGGAGAAGTGTATTTAGAGTCAATCAAAAGAAAAATTGGAAATAGTAAAGGGAGAGGCCTATTCATCATATCGGTTACACCTGGTAGTTTTCTTGCTTTAAAGGGCATGACAGATAAGGAAATCGAAAAAAGGGACAAAAAAATAATGATGTTGGGCAAGGTTTCAGATGTCACATCCAATCCTAATTTTTCATATCTAACAAATTGTTATGGGAATCCCCTCTACAATATTTTTTTTAACGATAAGAACAAAATATCCAATAGGATAGTGCATCCCAGCGGTTGGAACGAGTTTAGGATGAAAAGTGAATCTTATAACGTTATGAAATCAGATTTGAAACTATGGAAATCACAAACGTTGGAAGGGTATAAAGCTATATATGAGAAAGAAGCAGTTTCTGAATATCGTATTGCCTCTTTAAAAAAATTGATTCGCTTTTTAAAGAAAAAAGGAGAGGTTGTTCTTGTAAGAATGCCTACTTCAGAAGAAGTCAACGAATTTGAAAACAAAAAATGGGAATTTTTTAATGTTGAAATTGATTCAATGGCAAAAAAAATCGATATCAAGTATTTGGATTATTCCGATAATTTTATGTTCAACACTTATGATGGTTCGCATTTGGTGTCTGAAAGTGCAAAATCTTTTACTGGCTTGTTGGCCGATGATATAAAAAAACACCTTGAAAACGAATGAATTAATAGTCGTTTCAGTATATTTATCGTTAAATTGTAAGTAAACTAAATATAATTTTGTTGTTGTTCAACGATTATTCATATGCTTTGGCGAATTCTCCTTCAAAATCTCACATTTGCATAAAATTAAATTTATTTTTGAGTACCCAAGCCAATATCTTTAATGAAAACACTTACTAATTCTAAAATTTGGTTGTCTTCCCCTCACATGGGAACAAAAGAACAAAAATTTGTTCAAGAAGCCTTTGATACTAATTGGATTGCGCCTCTTGGTCCAAACGTAAACAACTTTGAAAACGCGATAGCGACATACATTGATAATGACGTTAATGTAGCTGCACTCAGTTCTGGTACGGCAGCCATTCATTTAGCTCTTGAATTATTGGATGTTTCACATGGCGATGAGGTTTTATGCCAAAGCTTCACATTTTCCGCTTCTGCCAATCCCATACTATACTTGGGTGCTGTTCCTATTTTTATTGACAGTGAAAAGGATACATGGAATATTTCTCCCGTTTTGTTGGAAAAAGCTATTTTGGATAGAATGGCCAATGGTTCAAAGCCTAAGGCAATTGTAGCAGTACATCTTTATGGCATGCCTTACAAAGTGGACGAGATTAAAAATGTTGCTGATAAATATAGTATACCTGTTGTAGAGGATAGTGCCGAAGCTTTGGGGAGTACTTACAAGAATATCAAATGTAGTAGTTTTGGGGACATAGGTATTTTATCGTTCAATGGTAATAAGATTATAACCACATCGGGTGGGGGTGCTTTGGTGACCAAGGATAAAAAGATAAAGGACAAAGCCGTTTTCTTGGCAACACAAGCAAGGGACGACGCTCCGCATTATCAACATTCTTCGGTTGGGTATAACTATAGGATGAGCAATGTGCTGGCCGGTATAGGTTGCGGTCAAATGCAGGTTTTGGATGATAGGGTTTCTTCACGCAGGGCAAATCATGAGTTCTACAAAAAAGCATTGAAAAATCATAATGAAGTTGAATTTTTAGAAGAACCGGAAGGCTTTTTTTCCAATAGATGGCTTACCTGTATTTTATTGCCTTCATATGACCAGCGCGAAAAACTACGATTATCATTACTGGCGGATAATATAGAATCCCGCCCTTTGTGGAAGCCTATGCATTTACAACCTATCTTTGAAAAATATCCAAGTTTTCTGGATGGTACGTCCAAAGATTTATTCGAGAGGGGGTTGTGTTTGCCCAGTGGGTCCAATTTAACCGAACAGGATTTAGAGAGGATTGTATTGATTCTTAAAACTACTTTATCATGATACAAAATTACCTAACCAATACCGTTTTTAAATATGCTTCAAAATGGGTTGTACTATCAATTGATTTAGTTATAATAGCCGTCGCATTTGCACTTTCTTATTTTATCAGGTTTAACCTTACTTTAGATTTTGAAGTACAGCACTTGTTTATTCAGTTGCCCATTGTAATGGGCATAGCTGCTCTGTCCTTTATAATAACAGGCTCGTACAAGGGTGTTATACGGCACACGGGTGTAAGGGATGTATACAATCTTTTCAATGCAGTGTGTCTGTCCAGTATAATTACAATTTTCCTGGTCATTTTAAACAGGCAATATGGGATGGTCGATAATTTTACCATACCATTATCCATTATCATCATACATAGTTTGATAGGTTTTGTTTTACTTACTGCCTCTCGCTATGTTTTCAAGGGACTCTACTATAATTTTTTGAATACTTTCAAAGCATCCAAAAATGTTTTGATTTATGGAGCAGGGGAGTCAGGTATTCTCACTTATAATGCCATTACCAGCCATTCAAAAAGTAATGTAAAGGTAATTGGTTACGTTGATGGTGACAAGCAAAAAATCGGTAAGCAGATAAATGGGATCAGGGTTTACGGTAAACATGTCCTAAATGAGAGCTTTATCTTAAAAAAAGATATCACAGAGGTAATCTTTTCCATTCAAAACATAGATCATAAGAAACTGCGTTCTCTAGTTGAAAGCCTTGTAGACTATCCTGTTTTGGTTAAAATTGTCCCACCAGTAGAAGATTGGATAAACGGGGAGCTCAAAGCATCGCAGATAAAGCAAATCCAGATAGAAGATTTGTTGGATAGGGCACCCATAAATATCAAAAATTCCAAGATTTCGGGAGAATTGAGGGAAAAAGTCGTTTTGGTAACGGGAGGAGCAGGGTCAATAGGTAGCGAAATTGTCAGACAAATTTGTACTTATAAGTATAAATCCCTGATTGTGATAGATCAAGCAGAATCTGCTTTGTATGATCTACAGCAAGAATTAAAACAAAACGGGTTCCATAATTTCATTCCGATTGTTGGTGACATTCGTGACAAGAATAGGATGGGCAATATTTTTCAGGAATATAGCCCAAATCTCGTTTTTCATGCAGCGGCATACAAGCATGTCCCTTTAATGGAATACAATTCATACGAAGCTATAAAAATCAATGTAGCGGGTACCAAGGTTGTAGCAGATTTATCGGTAACATATGATGTTGATAAATTTGTATTTGTATCTACAGACAAAGCTGTAAATCCCACCAATGTTATGGGAGCAACCAAAAGAATTGCTGAAATGTACATTGGCTGTATGCAGCAAAAAAATAAGACCAAGTTCATAACTACGCGTTTTGGAAATGTATTAGGTTCGAACGGTTCTGTAATACCGCTTTTCAAAAAACAGATTGAAAAGGGAGGACCTTTGACCGTGACCCACAAAGATGTTACTCGGTATTTTATGACCATACCTGAAGCCTCACAATTGGTTTTGGAAGCTGGGGCAATGGGGAAAGGTGGCGAGATATTCATTTTCGACATGGGCGAGTCTGTACGTATATTTGATTTGGCCAAAAACATGATAAAGTTATCGGGTCTTCAATATCCTGATGAAATGGATATTAAGATAACCGGCTTGAGGCCGGGCGAAAAGCTATATGAGGAATTATTGGCCAATGGCGAAAATACATTGCCAACTTATCACAAAAAAATAATGATTAGTAAGGTTAGGGAAATGGATTATGAGTCCATTAGATCCAGCATTGATCAACTTTGCGTATCCAATATGTTTTTTGATGGTGGTATTGTAGGTATTATGAAAAAAATAGTTCCCGAGTACATTTCGAAAAACTCTAAACTTTGTGAAATCGATAACAAGAACACCCTTGACCAACAACACAAAGATTTCAATAAAAAATCGGAAACTGTCATAAATTGAAAAATATGCATAAAAGACTAACCAGAAAAGTTTTGATATTGGTATCGTCAATATCAATTCTAACGTCATGTGGCTCTAAAAAAGACATCGTTTATTTTCAGGATTCTTCAAATTTTGAAACTATAATAGACAAAGACAATTTTGTTCCAAAATTTAAGGTAGATGATGAGGTCGCCATTTATGTCTCAACTTTGAATCCTGAGGCAAGCATACCATTCAATTTGTTTAGAAGAGTAGGTGAGAGTGGTGGTGGAGAGGCTAGTCAGGTCAATTATTTAATAGACGAAAAAGGTGAAATAGATTTTCCGGTCATTGGAAAAATTAAGATTGTAGGTCTTTCACCTGAAGAGGTAAGAGTATTGCTTCAGAAAAAATTATCCGATTATCTCAAAGACCCGATTATTAATATCAGACTCAGAAACTTTACAGTGACCATTTTGGGCGAGGTTAACAATCCTGGAACTTTTCCTGTTTTTGGTGAGCAAGTCACCATTTTAGAGGCGTTGGGTCTTGCAGGAGATATTTCAATACAGGGTAAAAGAGACAATGTTTTGGTAATAAGGGATTTTAATGGGACCAAGGTTTACAACAGAATAGATTTAAGAAGTAAAAATGCCATGAGTTCTCCTGTTTTTTACCTTACCCAAAATGATGTAGTCTACGTTGAGCCAAATAGTTCTAGAATCGGTCAATCCACAATAGACCCCAGAGTTGGCCTATACGTGTCAGTTATCGGGGCTATTGCAACAATTACAACAATAATCCTCACAAATAACTAAAAACGTAACGTCTACTTTTTTAATATGGATATAAACACATCAGGTTTATCAAACCAAACAACTGTAGATTATAAAGAAATAGTAAAAAAATATACACGTTATTGGCCTTGGTTTGTTTTTTCGGCATTATTGTTTTTGATGCTAATATTCGTGTACATGAGGTATGATGTACCTTTATATTCAGCACAAGCAAGTATTAAAATAACAAATAAGGGCTCATCTGAATTAAATGTATTTAAGGACCTGGAAGTTTTATCTGGAGATAGTGGAGATCCTATCGAAGATGAGGTTTTAAGTTTTAAATCAAGGTCAAATTTAATTGAAGTTGCTAAACGGCTTCAGCTCAACGTAAAGGTCTTGGCCATTGGTGACATAAAGAATTCCGAAATTTATGGCGACCTACCATTTAAAATAAATTTTATAGAATCAGATTCGGTTATACGAAATGCCAATTTTGACTTTTACATACAACCAAAAACAAACACGACCTTTGCTTTTTCTCTACAAAAAGATTCTCCATCTAAAAAATTCGATTTTGGAGAGGACATTTCTACAAAAATCGGGGATATTATCATTACCCCGAATTTTAAGGATATTTCCAATTTTAGAAATAAGGAATTTAAGGTCGAGGTACGCCCTATAAATACAGTAGCTCAATATTATCAAAGAAGTATCAGTATAGCACCCGAACAAAAGGGAGCCAGTGTATTAAATATTTATTTGTACGATCCAGTGCTTAAAAAAGCGCAAGACATAATCAATGAGCTGATAAAAGTTTATAATGAGAATGAAATCAACGATAAAAGAAATATTGCAAACAGAACCTCACAGTTTATAGAAGATCGAATCAGCAACATTTATTCCGATCTCTCGTCAGTGGACCAAAATGCCGAAGAATTCAAATCTAATAGGGGACTTACCGATATATCATCGCAAGCTAGCTTAAATTTGAATTCAGGGGCACTAAGTGAACAAGAACTTCAAAATACGCAGATACAGCTACAGATCGCTTCATCAATGAAGGACATCGTTGAAAATTCCGATGGTTTTGAAGTACTTCCATCAAATATAGGCCTATCAGACCAATCAATAGCCACTACTACGGCAAGGTATAACGAGTTGGCGCTGGAAAGAAAAAAACTTCTTGAGAGTTCTAACGATAAAAACCCCATCATAGTAAACATAGATGAACAGCTTTCAAATTTGAAACAAAATATGCAGTCGAGTTTAGGTAGCATGACGAATAATCTAAACCTGCAAGCGAATAGTTTGAGCAAAAGATTGTCCACTATCAACTCTCGACTGTACTCTGCACCAAAGAATGAAAGAAAATTAAGGGATATTACCAGAAAGCAAGAAACCACGGAAGCCCTTTATTTATATCTTTTGCAGAAACGTGAGGAGGCACAAATAGCGTTTGCTTCCTCTGAGCCAAATTTTAAAGTTATTGATTGGGCCTACAGCTTATCCAGCAGTCCAATAGGACCAAATAAAAGGATAATGTATTTGGCCGCTATTTTTGTAGGGCTATTGATCCCATTTATGATATTGTATGTACGAGATTTACTTGATACCAAAATCCATAATAAAAGGGATTTGGAAAAAATAGTTGATATTATTCCGGTCTTAGGAGAGCTTCCCAAATTGGGCAGAAAAGAGAAAAAATTGATCCATACCCAGGATAGAAGCATTTTGGCAGAATCCCTTAGAATTTTAAGAACCAATTTAGACTATCTTTTAAAGACCAATAGTTCCTCTGAGAATGGAAACGTCATATTTGTGACCTCAAGTGTCTCCGGTGAGGGAAAAACTTTTGTTTCCTCTAATTTGACCATGACCTTGGCGAGTACCGATAAAAAAGTTCTTTTGATAGGCGCAGACATACGAAACCCAAAGTTGTATACCTTTTTCTCAGGAAAAGATGTTGATAAATTGGGAACAAAAATAAGGGATAATAAAGACGGACTTTCAGAATATTTGTTCAATGATGATTTGGGTATAAAGGATGTAATAAATCCAATACTGGCCCACGATACAACAATAGATGTTATTTATTCAGGGAAGATTCCGCCTAATCCCGCCGAGCTGTTGATGAGTGATAGGTTTGAAGAGCTTTTTAAGGATGTGTCAAAAAAATATGACTATATAGTTGTAGATACCGCACCTATGCTAGTGGTTACCGATACTTTGTTGATAAGTAAATACGCAGACCAAATTTTATACATAACTAAAGCGGGAATGACCGAGAAAAAGGTTTTGGAATATCCACTAAAACTCAAAAACGATAAGAAAATCAAAAACCTCTCTTTCGTTGTCAATAACGTAAAACAATTGGATTTAGGTTACGGCGGCAAATATGGCTATGGCTATGGAAAGACTCTTAAAAAGTGGTGGAAGTTCACTTGATTTGAATTTAAAAAAAATTATCAATAGTTCTCTCGATAACGGGTATCAGTGTTTTCATTTTTGTGTTGGATACTTTTACCTCTTTTAAATTTCGTAGTTGATTCATGTTATGCACATCGGAAGCTACATAATCAATCAATCTTTCGTCCAAGAGCCTAAAAGCCGCTTTTTGAACGTCTTTCCCATAAAAATCGGTCAACGATAATAAGTTTAACTGAAATAAGATTCCTTTCTCCTTATAATTTCCATACTTAGAAAAAGTATCATGAAGGTAGATGTAACGCTCAGGGTGTGCTAAAATAGGAAAAAACCTTTCCGAAGCGACTGCGGCTACGGCGCCATTAAAATTTATCGATGCCTGTAGATAAGACATTTCTATCAACAAATAATTTTTGCGCATGGGCATTATCTTGCCATTTTTTAAAATGTTTTCAAAGTTGTCGTCTATCATATGTTCGGCAGATACCTCAATCGACACTTCCTTGAGATTACTATCTAACAACCCGTCCTTTAAAGAATTATACGAACTTAATATCGTCTCGGGTGTATTGGGATAATAATTATTCATAATATGGGGTGTGCAAATGAACTTTTTTACCCCAATTTCGGAAAAACCCTTTATCAATTGAATGGAATCATCTATTGTTTTGGCCCCATCGTCTATTCCTGGCAGAATATGGTTATGGATGTCGACAAAACCCTTAAGATAGTCTACTAAAAATTTTTTTTTGATAAAAAAATCGAACATGGGCAAGGGGGAAATGTTATTTTAAAGACAAAGTTAAGACAATATGATGTATAATTTTTTTGAACTTTTAAATACTTTACCTGATTGGTTCAATAATAGTAAAACATGATGTTTTTAATTATGATGCTTACAACGCCCCCCCCTTTTTAATTTTTGGCATGTGGTTGTGTACATCATGAATATGTTTACATCGTTGATGTGCTTTGTAAACATAAAAGCATCCGAGGTTTACAGTATGATGTTTGATTTAGGTTAAAGCATTGAACTCAACAAAAACGTTTGAACTGCGATGTAATCGGATAATTTGGATTACTTACCGATACAAAAATTAGCGAAGATATTGCCTAGAAGATCATCTGATGAAATTTCTCCTGTAATCTCCCCGAAATGATACAAAGCTTGGCGAATATCAATAGCCAATAAGTCACCCGAAACTTCGTTTTTTAGACCAAATTGTACTTTTTTAATCTCTTTCAACGCTTTTAAAAGTGAGTCATAATGCCTGGTATTGGTCACTATGGTCTCATTGCTCTTCAAGGCACCCGTATTCACAAATTCTAACAATTTGTGTTTTAGTCCATCAATTCCAATACCATTTTTAGCTGATAGAAAATGTAAGTTTTCAACAGTATCTTTTAGCTGATCAATACTGTTTTCGTCAAGATTATCTATTTTATTCGCTATGGTAATCAAGGGTTTTTGAGGATATCTGTTTTTGATTTTTTCGATTTCCGTTTTCAAGGATTTACTTTGCGCACTAAAATCTTTGGCATCGAACATATAGATAACCACTTGCGACTTGTCTATTTTCTCAAAAGTACGCTGTATGCCCATACCTTCAACAACATCGGTCGTTTCACGAATACCGGCTGTATCGATAAAGCGAAACCCTATGCCACCGATCGCAATTTCGTCTTCGATGGTGTCCCTAGTCGTACCTGCAATTTCCGATACCAGAGCTCTATCCTCATTTAAAAGTGCGTTCAATAATGTTGATTTCCCTACATTGGGCTCACCTACAATAGCTACGGGAATACCGTTTTTGATGACGTTTCCTATGGCAAACGAATCTATCAACCGTTTCAGGACCAGTTCAATTCGTGAAAGAAGTTTAGTGAACTCATTTCTATTGGCGAACTCTACGTCTTCCTCCGAAAAATCCAGTTCAAGTTCTATCAACGAAGCAAAATCCATCAATTCTTGACGCAATTGTTTTATTTCGCTACTAAAACCGCCTCGCATTTGTTGCATAGCTATTTGATGATTGGCGGCATTATCACTCGCAATAAGGTCGGCAACGGCTTCCGCTTGGCTCAAATCAAGTTTGCCGTTTAAAAATGCACGCAAGGTAAATTCCCCGGCATCGGCCATGCGACAGCCCTTTCTCAAGAATAATTGAATAATCTCTTGTTGAATATATATAGAACCATGGCACGATATCTCGATAACGTCTTCCCCTGTATATGAACGGGGATTTTTAAAAATGGATACCAAGACTTCATCCAAAACCGAGTTCCCATCCATAATATGTCCCAAGTGGATGGTATGGGTTTTTTGCCCATGCAATACTTTCCCGGAAACCGACCTAAACTGTTTAGATGCTATACTGATCGCATCCTCTCCTGAAATTCGGATAACGGCAATAGCGCCCGCCCCAGAAGGTGTGGCCAAAGCGATGATAGTATCTGTTTGATTCATATTGGCAAAAATACAAATTCATTTAGGTTTGTAACATTTTGGGCAAAAACGATACTTATTACTTGTAGTAACCCTTTAATTCAATCAAAAAAATGGAAATCATCAATCAAAAGGTTTTACGAAAAGACAATCAATTATTGGCCATCACACATTTGACCCAACTTTTAAGCTATGTTACCGGTTGTGGAGGGTTCATTGTACCACTTGCACTTTGGTTAACGTCAAAAGACACTGTAGAGGGTATGGACGAACACGGAAAATCTATCATTAATTTTCAATTGAGCTTGCTCTTGTACATTGTTCTTTGTGTTCCGGGCATACTTTTATTCGGTTTGGGAATTTTGGGCTTGATTGCCGTTGGTACAATAGGTTTTGTTTTGCCTATAGTGAATGCAATACGTGCATCTAACGGGGAGTCTCCCAGTTATTTTTTAACGATTCGTTTTATTTCGTAGCGGATAAAATAAAAAATCCGGCCATGTGCCGGATTTTTATAAATAAATGATATAAACACCAGTTCTAGTTGTTGAGCATTACGGGCATTACGAGCATGGTAACATTTTCTCCTTCATCAAGCCCATCGGTAGGGGTAAGGATACCTGCCCTGTTGGGCAAGCTCATTTCCAAGGAAACTTCATCTGAAGTAAGATTGTTCAACATTTCAACCAAAAAACGGGAATTGAAACCTATCTGCATATCGTCCCCTTGGTAAGAACATGTCAAACGTTCTTCGGCTTTGTTGCTATAATCAATATCCTCTGCCGAAATATTAAGCTCTGCACCTGCAATCTTTAGCCTGATTTGATGGGTTGTTTTATTGGAAAATATGGACACACGCCTTACAGAGCTCAATAACTGATTTCTGGATATGGTTAACTTGTTAGGGTTTTCTTTTGGGATAACGGCCTCGTAATTGGGGTATTTACCATCAATTAACCTACATACCAATTCCGTATTCTCAAAACTGAATTTTGCATTACTGTCATTATACTCGATAACAACATCTGACTCGCTTCCGGCCAAAATCCCTTTTAATAGGTTCAACGGTTTTTTGGGCATTATAAATTCCGCAACTTGCGATGCTGTTATGTCCTCTCTTTTATATTTGACCAGTTTGTGTGCATCGGTAGCCACAAAAGTTAGGTTTTCCGTAGAAAACTGAAAAAAAACACCACTCATTACAGGTCGTAAATCATCATTTCCTGCCGCAAAAATAGTCTTATTGATTGCCGTGGCCAATACGTCCCCCAGAATGGTCGTTGAGCTGGGGTTTGATAATTCTA from Costertonia aggregata harbors:
- a CDS encoding DegT/DnrJ/EryC1/StrS family aminotransferase, coding for MKTLTNSKIWLSSPHMGTKEQKFVQEAFDTNWIAPLGPNVNNFENAIATYIDNDVNVAALSSGTAAIHLALELLDVSHGDEVLCQSFTFSASANPILYLGAVPIFIDSEKDTWNISPVLLEKAILDRMANGSKPKAIVAVHLYGMPYKVDEIKNVADKYSIPVVEDSAEALGSTYKNIKCSSFGDIGILSFNGNKIITTSGGGALVTKDKKIKDKAVFLATQARDDAPHYQHSSVGYNYRMSNVLAGIGCGQMQVLDDRVSSRRANHEFYKKALKNHNEVEFLEEPEGFFSNRWLTCILLPSYDQREKLRLSLLADNIESRPLWKPMHLQPIFEKYPSFLDGTSKDLFERGLCLPSGSNLTEQDLERIVLILKTTLS
- the mnmE gene encoding tRNA uridine-5-carboxymethylaminomethyl(34) synthesis GTPase MnmE, translated to MNQTDTIIALATPSGAGAIAVIRISGEDAISIASKQFRSVSGKVLHGQKTHTIHLGHIMDGNSVLDEVLVSIFKNPRSYTGEDVIEISCHGSIYIQQEIIQLFLRKGCRMADAGEFTLRAFLNGKLDLSQAEAVADLIASDNAANHQIAMQQMRGGFSSEIKQLRQELMDFASLIELELDFSEEDVEFANRNEFTKLLSRIELVLKRLIDSFAIGNVIKNGIPVAIVGEPNVGKSTLLNALLNEDRALVSEIAGTTRDTIEDEIAIGGIGFRFIDTAGIRETTDVVEGMGIQRTFEKIDKSQVVIYMFDAKDFSAQSKSLKTEIEKIKNRYPQKPLITIANKIDNLDENSIDQLKDTVENLHFLSAKNGIGIDGLKHKLLEFVNTGALKSNETIVTNTRHYDSLLKALKEIKKVQFGLKNEVSGDLLAIDIRQALYHFGEITGEISSDDLLGNIFANFCIGK
- a CDS encoding tyrosine-protein phosphatase produces the protein MFDFFIKKKFLVDYLKGFVDIHNHILPGIDDGAKTIDDSIQLIKGFSEIGVKKFICTPHIMNNYYPNTPETILSSYNSLKDGLLDSNLKEVSIEVSAEHMIDDNFENILKNGKIMPMRKNYLLIEMSYLQASINFNGAVAAVASERFFPILAHPERYIYLHDTFSKYGNYKEKGILFQLNLLSLTDFYGKDVQKAAFRLLDERLIDYVASDVHNMNQLRNLKEVKVSNTKMKTLIPVIERTIDNFF
- the dnaN gene encoding DNA polymerase III subunit beta, which codes for MKFIVSSTYLLKQLQVLGGVINNSNTLPILDNFLFDLQKNRLLVSASDLETTMSTVITVDSDHEGTIAVPAKLLLETLKTFPEQPLTFIVEDNNTVEISSNHGKYALAYADGAEFPKAVELSNPSSTTILGDVLATAINKTIFAAGNDDLRPVMSGVFFQFSTENLTFVATDAHKLVKYKREDITASQVAEFIMPKKPLNLLKGILAGSESDVVIEYNDSNAKFSFENTELVCRLIDGKYPNYEAVIPKENPNKLTISRNQLLSSVRRVSIFSNKTTHQIRLKIAGAELNISAEDIDYSNKAEERLTCSYQGDDMQIGFNSRFLVEMLNNLTSDEVSLEMSLPNRAGILTPTDGLDEGENVTMLVMPVMLNN
- a CDS encoding MBOAT family O-acyltransferase, which encodes MSYTIDVYRKKIVPEMHLGKFALFVSFFPQLVAGPIERANRLLPQFYEKVKFNVKNIKRGLIFMAWGFFLKVVVADRLGIYVDEAFLNPADHSGIPLALGGFFFGFQIYYDFSAYTAIAIGSAKVLGIDLMQNFNRPFFSTSANEFWKKWHISLMQWMRDYIYLPLRRNLKMSRLTSVFIVFFINGLWHGANWTFIIWSLLNGLFLVVEIATLPLRNKIFMILKVPNVVVSFLGWVMTIGYLIFTLIFFRASSLGHAFLYIKNVFRVRALNPNIIDNYLEVFISIGFIVLVQLIHYFKGNRKIYELVENKHFLTRWALYSAYILITVLFAINRQNNFIYFQF
- a CDS encoding polysaccharide biosynthesis/export family protein — translated: MHKRLTRKVLILVSSISILTSCGSKKDIVYFQDSSNFETIIDKDNFVPKFKVDDEVAIYVSTLNPEASIPFNLFRRVGESGGGEASQVNYLIDEKGEIDFPVIGKIKIVGLSPEEVRVLLQKKLSDYLKDPIINIRLRNFTVTILGEVNNPGTFPVFGEQVTILEALGLAGDISIQGKRDNVLVIRDFNGTKVYNRIDLRSKNAMSSPVFYLTQNDVVYVEPNSSRIGQSTIDPRVGLYVSVIGAIATITTIILTNN
- a CDS encoding DUF4870 domain-containing protein — its product is MEIINQKVLRKDNQLLAITHLTQLLSYVTGCGGFIVPLALWLTSKDTVEGMDEHGKSIINFQLSLLLYIVLCVPGILLFGLGILGLIAVGTIGFVLPIVNAIRASNGESPSYFLTIRFIS
- a CDS encoding polysaccharide biosynthesis protein, which translates into the protein MIQNYLTNTVFKYASKWVVLSIDLVIIAVAFALSYFIRFNLTLDFEVQHLFIQLPIVMGIAALSFIITGSYKGVIRHTGVRDVYNLFNAVCLSSIITIFLVILNRQYGMVDNFTIPLSIIIIHSLIGFVLLTASRYVFKGLYYNFLNTFKASKNVLIYGAGESGILTYNAITSHSKSNVKVIGYVDGDKQKIGKQINGIRVYGKHVLNESFILKKDITEVIFSIQNIDHKKLRSLVESLVDYPVLVKIVPPVEDWINGELKASQIKQIQIEDLLDRAPINIKNSKISGELREKVVLVTGGAGSIGSEIVRQICTYKYKSLIVIDQAESALYDLQQELKQNGFHNFIPIVGDIRDKNRMGNIFQEYSPNLVFHAAAYKHVPLMEYNSYEAIKINVAGTKVVADLSVTYDVDKFVFVSTDKAVNPTNVMGATKRIAEMYIGCMQQKNKTKFITTRFGNVLGSNGSVIPLFKKQIEKGGPLTVTHKDVTRYFMTIPEASQLVLEAGAMGKGGEIFIFDMGESVRIFDLAKNMIKLSGLQYPDEMDIKITGLRPGEKLYEELLANGENTLPTYHKKIMISKVREMDYESIRSSIDQLCVSNMFFDGGIVGIMKKIVPEYISKNSKLCEIDNKNTLDQQHKDFNKKSETVIN
- a CDS encoding GumC family protein → MDINTSGLSNQTTVDYKEIVKKYTRYWPWFVFSALLFLMLIFVYMRYDVPLYSAQASIKITNKGSSELNVFKDLEVLSGDSGDPIEDEVLSFKSRSNLIEVAKRLQLNVKVLAIGDIKNSEIYGDLPFKINFIESDSVIRNANFDFYIQPKTNTTFAFSLQKDSPSKKFDFGEDISTKIGDIIITPNFKDISNFRNKEFKVEVRPINTVAQYYQRSISIAPEQKGASVLNIYLYDPVLKKAQDIINELIKVYNENEINDKRNIANRTSQFIEDRISNIYSDLSSVDQNAEEFKSNRGLTDISSQASLNLNSGALSEQELQNTQIQLQIASSMKDIVENSDGFEVLPSNIGLSDQSIATTTARYNELALERKKLLESSNDKNPIIVNIDEQLSNLKQNMQSSLGSMTNNLNLQANSLSKRLSTINSRLYSAPKNERKLRDITRKQETTEALYLYLLQKREEAQIAFASSEPNFKVIDWAYSLSSSPIGPNKRIMYLAAIFVGLLIPFMILYVRDLLDTKIHNKRDLEKIVDIIPVLGELPKLGRKEKKLIHTQDRSILAESLRILRTNLDYLLKTNSSSENGNVIFVTSSVSGEGKTFVSSNLTMTLASTDKKVLLIGADIRNPKLYTFFSGKDVDKLGTKIRDNKDGLSEYLFNDDLGIKDVINPILAHDTTIDVIYSGKIPPNPAELLMSDRFEELFKDVSKKYDYIVVDTAPMLVVTDTLLISKYADQILYITKAGMTEKKVLEYPLKLKNDKKIKNLSFVVNNVKQLDLGYGGKYGYGYGKTLKKWWKFT